The Coffea arabica cultivar ET-39 chromosome 2c, Coffea Arabica ET-39 HiFi, whole genome shotgun sequence genome includes the window TCAGATATCAAggtggaagaaaagaaaagaaaagaactcatGAGCATAGAATGATATCGCAATTCGCAAAGGACATTTGGTCAACACAACCTTCTCTCACTTTGCATTTTCAATTGGCTCACGATATCTTCTATTTTTGTCATCAAAAAATGTAGTTTGTGCTATGTTACAGATGGAAGTTTCATTCATTTATAGACCTGAAAAACTTGTGTGTACCATTTCGAAGGCAGAAATATCCACATATATACCACCATCATATATCAAAAAACGAAACTTAATTAGCTGCAAGAAACCAATCGACTTATGCCAAAGCTTCTTAATTACGTACCCAATTGTTTCTCCATGAGCTGCAAAGCTGTGTCGAGCAACAGTCATCAGTGCATACTTATCGAAATTAGTACCATCATACATCAAATCATTCAAGGAGTGCACTTGAAGAGCTGAGATAAACGGACTTGACACTGTGTGATCGTTCCATGCAAGACAGACACTCAATTTTTCATCACGAGCCGTGACAATGATCTCATAGAACGAAGCAAGCCCGTTTAGATAATCCTGCGTGGTATTCACAGTGCTCCATTTAGTGCCCTCAATGATCAGATCAAAGACTGGTGGATTAGTCCCTCCATCAAAATTTCCATAATAGAATATTGATTTCACCAGATACTTTCCTCCTTTTAACGCTTGAAACTTGTAACATTTCTTCTTGGTTGTCTTGTCTGGAATATACCTTAATGTAGATAATATAGGCAATACATCGGTTTGATTTATGGTTGCTGTTTTTGTGCCTTGAGGTGATATGAAGGCATCGTCCGCGAGGTATTTAAGCTCCCAACTATCCACATCTTCATTTGACCCACAGTTTACAAAGTAATCTGCATTAGAAAATAGAGGTCGATTAACTGCATAATTCACAAGCAAACTTTGTCTTATCTACAATGTCAAAACCTTTAAGCTGCAAAATTAAAGGGTAaccgaaaaaataataaaaacggAGACCCAATAATAGGGAAAGAATTATGAATGGGGACAATGTCCTCCTTTACCTTTAACCTGAGGTTTGGGTTGTGCGTGTCTTCCAGCCACTGATCTAATGATGGCATTTCCCTGGACTAAGAGAGGGACGCTAACAAGCCAAAGGAGGAAGACGGAGATGGACATTGTGGAGCACTGGTGGATCGGATTGGAATCTCCGGGAACAGAACTCCCAGAGAATGAATTCCAAAGTCGGAAGGAAATGCTGGAAAGGGTCCGAAAATGGACATGCAGTATCAATGGCTCTGCATGAAAATAGACGGATCGGCTTTCTGTAATACTTACTTATGATTTTAATATACCACTTACGTACTTTGCATGTGATTATAAtagtataaaatataaaatatcttatatattaaattttatttgtgaaattttttaacaaatttaatatttacattttttcttttttcttttgtattcaATATTTCATCTTCTTTAATTAATTGTTCTAAAATCCATtattttaaaagcaaaaaaaaaaggttcacaAATTGTATCTATAAATTCATATAAAATCTTCAGAGAATTTTTAACAAATGAGAATACATTCAGTCTCtttcaatttaaaataaaagttttaagaacaattaattaaagaattattaaaaattaacattaaaaaaataaagatttgaccaAATGTGCAATAATTTTATAAAAGTACCAAATATTTTGAATGGTATATACAATATCGGTACTtctaattactttttttttctttttttcaagacAAACAAATTATGATAATATCACTAGAATTGTTTGATTTTTAATTAGTTATAtgaacaatttttttatttttcttttggagttaaatgactttttttttattattttttttttaaagttttttttttttttgtgtaagtgggaggactcgaacccgagaccacttgcttacactccctccccccgtaccacccaacccaacccaaccctcccttGGAGTTAAATGACTTGAatatagggctgcaaacgaatcgagccgctcgcgagcggctcgagtcgagctcgacattaatcgagctcgaactcgagctcagaatattaagctcgttagctcgcgagtcggctcgcgagcttgagtatatatatatattatttttatttttatttttatttaataataaaattacgtatattatatatatattttttattttttattttcatagtgaaattacggatatatccttaatattttattatttattcagaaaaaaatatatattttatttattttttttaaaaataaaataatttttttttatttttttcgagctcgagctcgagctcggctcgacttgattcgagtcgagctcgagctcgaaaattgccagctcgtcgagctcgagctcgagctcgagcttgataaaatttaaccaaggctcggctcgattagctcaaagctcaactcgactcggctcgtttgcaacCCTACTTGAATACACATTAAGCAAAATTTAAGTGTTTGCTAACTTTGGAGTTGATCCGGTAGTTAGAAGAGGGCTCTTAGagttctctctcatatcaaatTCAGAATTCAAATCCTATGTCTAATGGTCTTTTGTAGGAAGGATAGGAAggtaaaaataaacaaataaataataattgttCACATAAACATTGGTTACATGCTTTACCATTATTAATTTTCATGTTACGTAAGTTGACTTCGTCAATTGCTTGATGAAATTCATCAATATGAAATTAAATTCACCGTcttttgaaaaatgaagaataaaTATTCTTTGAACTGAACTCTttggattattttgtgtgtTATTTCTGATAATAATGGAGTACTCATGATACTTTTCACGACGAGATTGCTCGACACTTGGACCCCAAGGAGTGAGTAACATATCCTTAAATTACAATAGGGACGGTACTCTCCTTATTATTTCTTAGCATATTTCCAACGTACAAGTGAATGTGATTTCCAAATTGATTCCTAAAGTAACTAATATCAAATATGAATTCCATTGGAGCAttacttaatttctcaaattcatGCAGAAGGTTATGCACAAAAGTTGAAAATAGGAGTATCAAATTAGTCGAGCCCTGCCCCTCGGGGTCAGCTCAGCTGATAAATCCTTGAGATATTCCTCGTGGGGCGCCGTTCAAGTCTGACTTCACATATCGTCTGGGTGTTCTTGGGGGGCGAGGTACTCTAGATTCAGGGAGATTAGTCTGACAAAGTTGAGATACTCctgaattgacaaaaaaaaaaaaaaaaaaattagccgAGCCCTGCCTCAATTCAACTCAATAAGCCAATTAAACTGGTCGAGAGAACATTTCATGTTAGTCAACGCTGTGACTCAACCCAATAGCATGTCGAGAGAGCTTTTTAATTGAACCAAGGTGATAAAATAAAACCATTTCGGGCAGGAACCATTTGGGAATTTGACAAACTAATAATTAAAGAAAGAAGTTCCTCCCATAGCCAACAAGCGCCTGTAGCTCAGTGGATAGAGCGTCTGTTTCCTAAGCAGAAAGTCGTAGGTTCGACCCCTACCTGGCGCGCGACTGTTTACTGTTCGTCTTAACCCTTTTTGTCGTCTTCCTTCCAAGCCAAAGTCTAAACTCTAAAGCCCTTACCCTTCTTCTCTTTCCTATCCTAAACTCCCTAACTTCCTTTCTGCCAAATCCCAGAAAACTTAAACCTAACCTTTTCTCCTTTAAGAAACCTACAATTCTGCTCTTTATTTTAGCCAACGATGAAGGTGTTCGAGGTTAATGGATCCACCCTCTGTCTTGCCCTCTTCGTCGACGTCACCAACTCCAAGTAATTACTATTTCTCTGCTTCTCCCTTTTAGGGAATGAATTGAATTTATTTCTGGGAGATTTCCCGAGTCTCTCCttttactttttccttttgtttgggaagaaaaaaataCTACTAAAAGTTGTTTCTTTTCAACAATTAAAAGTGAATAGAACTAGCCCTTGGATATGAAAGTTATGGCAATTTCAAATTCTGTGCAGCTATCATTGTTGAAGGCCAACTAGGTTAGAAGCTAATTTACCACACAAAATTCGTTATCTATAATAGGTTTCTGATCATAGTGTGAAGAGTCAAAATGCATGTATACTGTGAAAATTCGAGGACGTTTAtttaagagagagagtgagataGAGAGAGACTTGGACTGAATCTAGATGAAGAAGTATTATGTTTACATTTTCCGGGTAATTGGCAATGCCGTGTAAAAGTTTAATTGGAAAACAAATTGCTTCTGAACGAAGTAAAATGATTTTATAAAATGCACTATCGACCCTAAAGTGGTTCTACATCTCCCTGGTAAAGGTCTTATGGATCTTTCTGTTTTCCTGGAATTGCTTTTATCAATTGTGCTGCTCTAGTTATTTCTTTAGTGCGTGTGCATTGTATTTTACGGTGTACCACGAGCTAAGTTTTGTTAAGGGAGTTCCGCTGTCTAGAAACCGGAACACTTACAAAAGGTTTCATTGTGCAATTATGGGCTATAGCTGCTATGGGGTGAGACGAGGAAGTTAAAGGTGCATTATCTGATTGTCAAAGTATTCCACATGTTgcgggaaagaaaaagattagcCTTATTCAGATGAAGAGCAATGTCAGTTATTTCTAGAATATTGTCCTCAAGTCCTGTTATGTTTCCTTGTTATGTTTCCCATTTATCAGTTATTTTACTGTTGTCGATATTGCTATATCTAGAATATTGTCCTCATGTCCTGGTTGTGTATTTGATGAATCTAGTTACTTAGATACCTAACGCGTGGTGAAATTTACTGAGGAGGTATTTGATTTGAATATTCACATTGGCAGTGGAATCCCAGGCCAGCAGCTATCCTGCCCTGTGCtagtgtgtgtttgtgtgtgcggGTGTGTGTACTTCTAACTCGTACAGTCCTGGTTATCTTCTTTCATCAACACAATAAACTTCTAAATATTACTTTCCATCTTGAAAAGTTCAAAATAACATATAGTCATTGAGGATATAAGTGCATTAacatgctttatttgttttacagGGAACTCCTGGATTCAATGCAAGGTGGAACTTTGGAACCAGAAGTAGCATTGCTGAATGCATTACTTGTCAGCATCTGCTACCTACCTTATTAATTAGTACCTTCCTATTTTCTTCTCTATTTTGAAGTGGtaataattttttcttattCGACTATGAAACAGATCCCAGATGTTTTCCCTGTTCTGGCTGCTGCACACAAGACGCTTGCAGCTAAATCAAGGCAGTCATTAACAACACGGACTCTGCATTCTGAGCTTGTCTATAATTATTCAGGTTCTAAGCATGTAAGAAGGTTTTTAGTTTAACCGATCCTTCCCTATATTTTGTTCCTTCTTTTCTGGTTGACAACATTCTACTCTGACCAGATCTCAGAATCCTTAAAAAGATGTGGCATCTCTGAAAGTTCAACCTATATCCTTGTGGCTCGGTTCAGTGCTTCTGCTGATGAGGTAAGCGGTGTGTGTTGTGAATGATTGGAAAAGGCTGCATTGCATGACCCTTTGGTATGTTTTTACTCTTCGGGGGGTGGTGCTCGTAAAATAAACGTGAACTCTCATGTTGTCTACCAGATGACAGCCATAGAGAAACTGATAGAAGGAAGAGAAATCGATTTAGatgatttggaaggaaatgcaAATCAATCCCAAATACAGAAggtttttactttttctttattttctaattgATTTACCAGTTGAATGGTCTGTTGAAGCATTTTATATCATCTGACTTTGTGCTACATCTTTGGCTTGATATGCCTTGCTCAGCACTACAAAATATCAAGCTTGGAGTTGGAGATATCTTCGCTTGCTGAAGCCATAACTTGCAGGATCGCTGCCCGAGACGCAATGTGAAGCAGGAATTTGCTGCCAACTTCAAAGGACTTCTCCTCTTCACTTTTTCGCTCCTTGTTGCCACACTTCAGAGGACTTCTGACTTTCCTTGACCATCACTCGTACAACTTTTTACAATATTAAGACGCAATTTCTGATTCAGTTCCTGATGGTGTAACTTGGCCTGAGTAGCGAATTCTCGGACGAGTTTGTCGCTGAAGATCCAAGACTGCCCCATATCATGTCTACTTATGCTGCTTTGTTTGATTGTGAAAACGGGGTACTATAAAGTGTAAATGGCGATAAATTGGCTTTTGATTACTGTGTCTAGTCTCTACTCGATATTTTTGACTGCTACCTGCTCAACATTTGATCTCAAGAAAGTGAATTCAAAAGCTGTAGGAAAGATGAGTCACCGCTGAAGACCAATATCAATAACCTGGTGTTTAAGATTTTCATTCCACTTCCATAACTAGTGCCTCAAAGACTTGCACCGAAGACAAGCAttgcttaaaaataaaaaataaacaggTAATTAACCTGGCTTCAAAGCACTACAATGGCAACATAGCCAAAAAGTTTCACCTGCCACTAATattcacaagaaaaaaaaaaaaaggaaaaacctctacacgaggaaaaaaaaaaacggtgacttcaaataaaaataacGCACTGAAAAAATCAGTGTTACAAGAATAAACAGAAATTGAGCTAGCAGATCTTCATTTACACAGGACTCTCCAAATCCATGAGGTCACCGCTTGCCAGACATGCTGAAGGAAGTAACCTTCATTGGAGTTGCCACAACAAGTGGAGCCTCTGGAGAGTTGCTAACAGCAAATTTGTCATGCATAAATCGGCTTTCGACAATGGATTCATCCTTCAGTACTATCTTGTAGCAGTAACAGCTCTTAAGCCCTTGCTGATTCTGGTAGCAGTGATGTGCACTATTCTTCACCTGCTGGAAATTCCATATGACACTGAATTTTCCAACTGTAGCAACCAAATGGCGTTCCTGCTTGCCACTTTCAGTTACCTGATAGGAAAATAATCAACATAAGGTTATCTATAATTATAtcaataaaaatatttcaatatatTAATGCCTCCGTCAGATTCAAATAAATGTAAAACCTAATTAACAATCAACTAAACTTGTATCTTTATGTCCAACTCCTACTATCAAATAATGTGCTTCAACTAATCATGCTTGTATATTAATACACAACTGGGTAAGTCTACAACGCTGATCACATTCCAAGCAGGAAGTGGAAAAGCTACAAAAAGGAACAATTTAAGCATGTATTGCAAAAGATGTTCAAGACCAAAAATTCTAATTAAAGTTAATAATGACAAATGATATCTCCAACGAAATCTGTTATTAGAGTGACAACAGgacaagaaaagggaaacaggaGCTGGAAATCTGCATAATGTGCAGATGAGTCTTGATAATCACATCACAATTCATGAGTAGCCTATTAGAAAAGAAACAGCTTGCATGGAAGAAAGCCTACATTTACAGCTGTAAAGAAACAATGAGAGACTGAATGCCAAAGTAACCCCCTGATTACATCAGAAGGATTATTTCAGCAGCCAATTAGAAAACAAGCAAGCTGCAAATCACTAATTTCAGCTCTCAATCAATCACAGCACTTTAGTCCGGAAGAACTTATGATAGTAGTGTTGGTTTCAATGAAATCACATACCTAAAAATATCATCATCTTCCTCAATTGAGCTTGAACATCAAGAATTATGCTATTCtccaacaaaataaaggaaaagaagaagttCAAAAATCCACTATGACAGCTATAAGAGACAAGGCCGCCTTAGAAAAAAGTGATGTACCTCCAATTCTAACCATTATTCTGATCTCCGTCCACAACAGCTCAACCATTTTCTGTTAAGAAACTAGTTTATATTTCCTCAAGTATTTTCCACGTCAATGTTAAGACAGAGAACATTCCAGTGAACATTCAGCAAGCTATCTACCAACAAGCCATATTTACAAAAGCTAGCTGACCAATACACCAGGTATATAAAAGCTTGAGTAAGAAGTCATGAGCTGGCGGCattcaaacaaacccaaaaaCATAGGCCATAGAAGATCATTAGGTTGTGGTAAGCCTGTCTAGGCAAGACTTCCCCTCCTGGCAAGCTAGATTTGGAGTGGCTACAGTTTCTGCCATCTCAATACCTAATATAACTAAATTCAGATTTCTGCATCCACCAATTAAATACTTGAGATAACTGAATTTACATTTTTGCATAAAGAAAACATGATGATTCAATATAAAAAAGAGGTACAAAAGCTGATTAAACTCCTTCATACAACAGAAGATTCATTTGTCCGACACCAGTGAAGTAAAGAAGCAATTCATATCAATCAGTTAAACCTACAAAAGTACATAAGTAGCAAAACTGGACCACCATATCAACAAAGTAAGTCAACAAATAAAATGACCTAAGCAACATTAACAAAACATGAAGAACAGCCAAGTAGCATACCCATGAGAAATGGCCACCATGAAACTTATTATCTGCTCCAGCCATATGCGAATCCACAGGAGTCAGCTTCAATAATCTTGGCGCAGGGATTTTATTTCCAGCTCGACCACTAAAAGCTGTTTTGGTCTTGCCA containing:
- the LOC113724006 gene encoding receptor-like protein kinase At3g21340, whose protein sequence is MSISVFLLWLVSVPLLVQGNAIIRSVAGRHAQPKPQVKDYFVNCGSNEDVDSWELKYLADDAFISPQGTKTATINQTDVLPILSTLRYIPDKTTKKKCYKFQALKGGKYLVKSIFYYGNFDGGTNPPVFDLIIEGTKWSTVNTTQDYLNGLASFYEIIVTARDEKLSVCLAWNDHTVSSPFISALQVHSLNDLMYDGTNFDKYALMTVARHSFAAHGETIGFPDDKFGRYWYPFIDNNPVASSHSNVTPSVFFNNPPAKIFETAITTNRGKSLQVMWPPYSVPASRYYIALYLQDSRAPSPYSWGVFDIQINGETFYRQLNVTTSGAMVFSTFWPLNGTTTITLTPRSDIPVGPLINAAEAFQLLALEERTAARDVIVMDDIVRSIQHLPLDWEGDPCVPRGNAWTGVTCRHRLTTHIVSL
- the LOC113726427 gene encoding uncharacterized protein isoform X2; this translates as MKVFEVNGSTLCLALFVDVTNSKELLDSMQGGTLEPEVALLNALLIPDVFPVLAAAHKTLAAKSRQSLTTRTLHSELVYNYSGSKHISESLKRCGISESSTYILVARFSASADEMTAIEKLIEGREIDLDDLEGNANQSQIQKHYKISSLELEISSLAEAITCRIAARDAM
- the LOC113726427 gene encoding uncharacterized protein isoform X1 encodes the protein MKVFEVNGSTLCLALFVDVTNSNGIPGQQLSCPVLVCVCVCGELLDSMQGGTLEPEVALLNALLIPDVFPVLAAAHKTLAAKSRQSLTTRTLHSELVYNYSGSKHISESLKRCGISESSTYILVARFSASADEMTAIEKLIEGREIDLDDLEGNANQSQIQKHYKISSLELEISSLAEAITCRIAARDAM
- the LOC113726427 gene encoding uncharacterized protein isoform X3, which translates into the protein MQGGTLEPEVALLNALLIPDVFPVLAAAHKTLAAKSRQSLTTRTLHSELVYNYSGSKHISESLKRCGISESSTYILVARFSASADEMTAIEKLIEGREIDLDDLEGNANQSQIQKHYKISSLELEISSLAEAITCRIAARDAM